Genomic segment of Mastomys coucha isolate ucsf_1 unplaced genomic scaffold, UCSF_Mcou_1 pScaffold5, whole genome shotgun sequence:
ATAGTACAGAAGGGGAGaaataggaaacattttttaatttttatatacctTAAATCATTTTTGAGACCCTCagaatttaagtttttatatctttaaacatttaaatacttcagagcaaatttttatttaatcatttgcCAGTGGCTCGAGACATGAATAGGTATTATTGAGAGCCGCTGCTGTAAAACATCTTTAGTGGAAAGTTACATCTGAAACCTCTTTATCCTTTAATATGAAGCCTCTGAGCAAGGCAAACATATTTGCCCTCTCTTAAAAGAGACCTAGTAGTTTTAACTAACGAATGAACTGACTGACAAACAAACAAGGTGGTTGATTACACTGGGGTAAGGAGCCAGCTGCTTGTTGTTCCCTAGCTGATAAAACTACAGTTAGTTTAGCAGTCAATAGATCAGAGACCTGAGGAGGATAAATTATAATCTAAATGGCCTATGTATGAATTAAAATGACAGACACTAGTCCATAGTCCACTACCTAGACAGTTATCCCAGGCTCCTGTGGTTTCCATggtgttgggaggcagaggcattagGCCATCAGGCCCAGGAGTTAAGAGGCTTTTCTGTGGAGGAGGAATATTTGAGACACTGCCCTGACTTTATCTCCGCAAAGTGGGGCTATCAACTCTCCAGTGTCCTGCTTGTCCACTTGGGGCTGGGTCCTAGCAGTGGGAAGGCAGTGTGGCAGTCTTGCCTAGTGGTCAGTGTTGCTACAATCCTGATGAAGGTTTTTGTCGCTGTGCCCATTATCTTCTCGGAGACCTTGGGGGTCGCTGCTAGGATCTGGGAGTCTTGGCTGTCATAGTAAGTTTAAACATCTTAAATGCCATACTCAGCAGATCTCTGACAAGTTTGAGGGCTAGAGTCTATCTAGCAGATCTGAGTTAAAACAATCTGTCTGTTTTTCATTGTTTGATTTAGGTTATACCTTGAAAACATCTACAGGAGGCTAAATAAGATTTATTCCTTTAACACTGGTGCTTAGGATGACTGCAGATATAATTCTGAACACAttaaagaatttgatttttttataaggTGAGTAATAACTTACATTTCGTAGTTATCCTTAATGGTTTATAATTAGATAGTTTTCATAAGACTAGGACTTTACATTACATTCTTGTTAGGTTCagccttaaaataataattttagatAGAAGTTCTTCTAGTATCAAAGTAAAccatttatttcataaacagTCCATAAAGAGACTGGGAACTTTCCTGACCCTTACATGACATTCCATTATAGGTCACAACAATTTTCTGTATGGGACAGTTTACCAAAATAGCTAATGCTTACCAACACTAGCAAAAGCAAGGTCGACATATAGCCTTAAATTAGTCTCTGTTAGCCTGAAGAGACCTTAGGTAAAGAATCATATTTTTTAAGCCAGTGATTTTCAACTTTCTTCAAAGCCGTAACCCTGTAACACAGTTTTCAAATGCTTTGGCCACTTCAACCATAAAAATCtttctagttgatatttaacaaCTATAATTTTGCAATCACCATGTTACATTTGCAACCACAATGCAACTATCTGACTTGCAGACAGATCATCCTCTGCTCCCCCTGTCAAAAGGTCTTTTGTTTcccaaagggtcatgacccattGGTAATCCAAGTTATCTGTCATACTGCTTAAGGTCATTCTTACTGTGTCATAAGATAGGAATTCTCAGACTTTGTTTAGCTGTGGCTGTAAATTTTTAGCCTTTTATTTACCTACTTGTTAAGATTGCATAGTAATAGAGACATTATAATAAGATAACTATAAAATGTCCCATAGCCTTAtatgcttaaatatttttaaaagctgtttttttaaaaaaaaaaaatccagtttttcatttctctgtaaaATTCCAAAACTTCTTTAAGAAAGTTTAAACTTTCTTAACTGTGTGTTTTTGCAATTCCAAAACAAAGTACCTTTCATAAGAGTAAAGACACAGAGCACAACCATAATATTTAGAAGGTAAAACTAAGCTCTAACAGTGCAAACAGTTGAATATCTCTGAAATCAACACTAAGTGGATCACTCTTACGAGGTATGGCTGTCATcaaggtatattcttttctttttctttttctttttctttctttctttcttttttttttttttttttttttttttttttttttttttttttttttgaggtggtaGAACAAGTCAGTGGACTCTTTATTGCTTCTGAGGTGTGGGGCTCAGGAGCTCTTGGTGGGGCTGGTTCGTTTCCTCTTCACCACCACAGGCTTCTGGCTTCGAAGGATGGCACTGGCTCTGCGGATAGCCGCCATACGCAGATCAGGGCGGTACTTGTTCTTTCGGATCATGTACCTGATGCTGCTGAGGGTAGCCCGAGCATTCTTGTTGATGGCGGTCCTCACGTAAGAAGTGGCAGGTTTTCGCTGACCGGATCTTCGTTTCATAACTACTACGACCCCTTTGCCATCAGCCGCCGACTTCACTCTGATTGTCTTGCAGTGAATTAGCCCATTGTAGCGGAAGGAGTTTCGGGCCTTCAGATTATTTGGCTCCTGGGAAGTAAGTGTGCCAAGGTATATTCTTTATATGAAAACATGGATCTGTAGTTATAACATCTCATTAAACAAACATTGTCttaaatcctatttttttttttttataaacctgCTTTTTAAGACAGGACAGGAATTATACAAAAATCTTATCCCAATTTAAAAGCATCTTTGGGATTCTGTTGACTCCTTGGTTGGCTCCTACCATATGGTTGCCCTTAGTCAAAATGGCACTGAAACCACGACTCTGCCTTTTCCAACCCTAACGAAGATGGCAACCAGTCA
This window contains:
- the LOC116077829 gene encoding 60S ribosomal protein L28-like isoform X1; this translates as MVLEMPEPWHLRTGRRTIPRYRSVHQEPNNLKARNSFRYNGLIHCKTIRVKSAADGKGVVVVMKRRSGQRKPATSYVRTAINKNARATLSSIRYMIRKNKYRPDLRMAAIRRASAILRSQKPVVVKRKRTSPTKSS
- the LOC116077829 gene encoding 60S ribosomal protein L28-like isoform X2, encoding MASPHRKKNYPKEPNNLKARNSFRYNGLIHCKTIRVKSAADGKGVVVVMKRRSGQRKPATSYVRTAINKNARATLSSIRYMIRKNKYRPDLRMAAIRRASAILRSQKPVVVKRKRTSPTKSS